In Halobaculum limi, one DNA window encodes the following:
- a CDS encoding DUF998 domain-containing protein, whose amino-acid sequence MSVSRHRVAAVSGVGASALSFGGIVLAVALAPWFSLTDNALSDLGVADSAAVATAFNWGLILAGLVALPYAWVLWTSASGSRGRVDSLVARAVAVGFALAALLMSAVGVFPSGDPLHFPVAAGFYLALTAVVGVDGLRRWRTTTGKAAVAGAVGHLGQWWLYVEGVRLGPGLAIPELVGAGLLVAWVVAGSPVAPLGRAGR is encoded by the coding sequence ATGTCCGTCTCTCGTCACCGCGTCGCCGCCGTCTCCGGCGTCGGTGCGTCCGCGCTCTCGTTCGGCGGCATCGTCCTCGCGGTCGCACTCGCGCCGTGGTTTTCCCTGACCGACAACGCCCTCTCGGATCTGGGCGTCGCCGACAGCGCCGCCGTCGCGACGGCGTTCAACTGGGGGCTGATCCTCGCGGGTCTCGTCGCCCTCCCGTACGCATGGGTGCTGTGGACGTCGGCGAGTGGGTCGCGCGGCCGCGTCGACAGCCTCGTCGCTCGCGCTGTCGCCGTCGGATTCGCACTCGCGGCGCTGTTGATGTCGGCCGTCGGCGTGTTCCCCTCGGGCGACCCGCTACACTTCCCGGTCGCTGCGGGCTTCTACCTCGCGCTCACCGCCGTCGTCGGCGTCGACGGCCTCCGACGCTGGCGAACCACGACCGGGAAAGCCGCCGTCGCGGGCGCGGTCGGCCACTTGGGACAGTGGTGGCTCTACGTCGAGGGCGTGCGTCTCGGGCCGGGACTGGCTATCCCCGAGTTGGTCGGCGCTGGCTTGCTCGTCGCGTGGGTGGTCGCCGGGTCGCCCGTCGCGCCGCTGGGTCGGGCGGGGCGGTGA
- the gghA gene encoding glucosylglycerol hydrolase, producing the protein MSLDSIGAATLHPAETAALVDRHESVTATHDDEFAAAKELLPELGAHVHDDHATVGIWTPGLADHGVPADAVYLEVLTPPADTDPGETDLRAVEFDRSLVETRRAGEVTYAAVEGMVAGTRDRLGSLYQLVYEVDAADSDADPEDLPGQVGPDGLGTVQDPLADSVPFGAFAPAELYDRARLDRERDDRDYFEALGTDEERVSTSEDDGLPRVDPATSMVEIHPGTATASESLGGLADFVESVGEKQRSGESLSAFEQTFAGYDAIQLMPVEPITERSDTEGDWRDLTREGETATATVARPDKVNWGYDIVVRAFSAPAPTILESGRPDELVDFIAACHSLPNPVKVVFDVALGHADNGGLEVLPDRFFHGPGMYGQHLDYLEPMVRAHVLDLQRRKMDWGADGIRVDGAQDFRNWNPETEEMEHDDAFLAEMDAVTQEVAGTEYRPWMIYEDGRPWPRHDWELASTYRTLIDQHPHSFQWSPITFAHNKPAMLTFWASKWWRVREVADMGGNWITGVANHDTVRRGTQVDVPESWEGDPINRYLGDSAPEIIDRAYDNPATNALLHCLLPGVPMDFLNANARGPWGFIRDTDAAWNVKVVADEHNLVDWQVREEDYDDDRFFQRLKAMGFETREELDDFVKALASTVDPTDYDRETMATMLSALDLAIEPDAEDLDRFADAWMRDVADFANLANWTDDQDAERTAFNRRVREFRQDRPWLRESMRLPDAPDEEGPGIAPADAEATDRFGYRNPANGSVVYYGLRESPNGDERVLFVGNMEGAPESVTPADLVDAELDPAAFEAELVAPGVAAERETPPAVDEAVTLANGQAVVFVDAE; encoded by the coding sequence ATGAGTCTCGATTCCATCGGAGCGGCGACGCTGCACCCAGCCGAGACTGCGGCGCTCGTCGACCGACACGAGTCGGTGACGGCGACACACGACGACGAGTTCGCGGCGGCGAAGGAACTCTTGCCCGAGTTGGGCGCGCACGTCCACGACGACCACGCGACCGTCGGTATCTGGACGCCCGGTCTCGCAGACCACGGCGTGCCCGCCGACGCGGTGTACCTAGAGGTACTGACACCGCCCGCAGACACCGACCCTGGCGAGACGGACCTTCGGGCCGTCGAGTTCGACCGGTCGCTCGTCGAGACGCGCCGCGCGGGCGAGGTGACGTACGCCGCCGTCGAGGGGATGGTCGCTGGCACGCGCGACCGTCTCGGGTCGCTGTACCAGTTGGTGTACGAGGTCGACGCCGCCGACAGCGACGCCGACCCCGAGGACCTCCCCGGACAGGTCGGCCCCGACGGCCTCGGGACGGTACAGGACCCGCTCGCAGACTCCGTCCCCTTCGGCGCGTTCGCCCCCGCGGAACTGTACGACCGCGCCCGCCTCGACCGCGAACGCGACGACCGCGACTACTTCGAGGCGCTCGGAACCGACGAGGAACGCGTCTCGACCTCCGAAGACGACGGCCTCCCCCGGGTCGACCCTGCGACGAGTATGGTCGAGATTCACCCCGGAACCGCGACCGCATCTGAGTCGCTCGGCGGCCTCGCCGACTTCGTCGAGAGTGTCGGGGAAAAACAGCGCTCGGGCGAGTCGCTGTCGGCGTTCGAGCAGACGTTCGCCGGCTACGACGCCATCCAGTTGATGCCGGTCGAACCCATCACCGAACGCTCGGACACCGAGGGCGACTGGCGCGACCTGACCCGCGAGGGCGAGACGGCGACCGCGACGGTCGCCCGCCCGGACAAGGTGAACTGGGGGTACGACATCGTCGTTCGCGCGTTCTCCGCGCCCGCGCCGACCATCTTGGAGTCGGGCCGCCCGGACGAACTCGTGGACTTCATCGCCGCCTGTCACTCGCTCCCGAACCCGGTGAAAGTCGTCTTCGACGTGGCGCTTGGCCACGCCGACAACGGTGGCCTCGAAGTCCTGCCCGACCGCTTCTTCCACGGACCCGGGATGTACGGGCAGCACCTCGACTACCTAGAGCCGATGGTCCGCGCGCACGTCCTCGACCTCCAGCGACGCAAGATGGACTGGGGCGCAGACGGCATCCGCGTCGACGGCGCACAGGACTTCCGCAACTGGAATCCCGAGACCGAGGAGATGGAACACGACGACGCGTTCCTCGCGGAGATGGACGCCGTCACGCAGGAGGTCGCGGGCACGGAGTACCGCCCGTGGATGATCTACGAGGACGGCCGGCCGTGGCCGCGCCACGACTGGGAACTCGCGTCCACCTACCGCACGCTCATCGACCAACACCCCCACTCGTTCCAGTGGTCGCCAATCACGTTCGCGCACAACAAGCCCGCGATGCTCACCTTCTGGGCGTCGAAGTGGTGGCGCGTCCGGGAGGTGGCGGACATGGGCGGCAACTGGATCACCGGCGTCGCCAACCACGACACCGTCCGCCGCGGGACACAGGTTGACGTCCCCGAGTCGTGGGAGGGCGACCCGATCAACCGCTATCTGGGCGACTCCGCCCCGGAGATTATCGACCGCGCGTACGACAACCCCGCGACGAACGCCCTGCTACACTGCCTGTTGCCGGGCGTCCCGATGGACTTCCTCAACGCCAACGCCCGCGGGCCGTGGGGGTTCATCCGCGACACCGACGCCGCCTGGAACGTGAAGGTCGTCGCCGACGAACACAACCTCGTCGACTGGCAGGTCCGCGAGGAGGACTACGACGACGACCGCTTCTTCCAGCGGTTGAAGGCGATGGGCTTCGAGACGCGCGAGGAGTTGGACGACTTCGTGAAGGCGCTGGCGTCGACGGTCGACCCGACCGACTACGACCGCGAGACGATGGCGACGATGCTGTCGGCGCTCGACTTGGCGATCGAACCCGACGCGGAGGACCTCGATCGGTTCGCCGACGCGTGGATGCGCGACGTGGCCGACTTCGCCAACCTCGCGAACTGGACGGACGACCAGGACGCCGAGCGGACGGCGTTCAACCGCCGCGTTCGCGAGTTCCGGCAGGACCGCCCGTGGCTCCGCGAGTCGATGCGCCTCCCCGACGCCCCCGACGAGGAGGGGCCGGGCATCGCGCCCGCAGACGCCGAGGCGACCGACCGCTTCGGCTACCGCAACCCCGCGAACGGGTCGGTCGTCTACTACGGCCTGCGGGAGTCGCCCAACGGCGACGAGCGTGTGCTGTTCGTCGGAAATATGGAAGGTGCACCGGAGTCGGTCACGCCCGCCGACCTCGTCGACGCAGAACTGGACCCGGCGGCGTTCGAGGCGGAACTCGTCGCACCGGGTGTCGCAGCAGAGCGTGAGACGCCGCCCGCGGTCGACGAGGCGGTGACGCTGGCGAACGGGCAGGCGGTCGTGTTCGTCGACGCAGAGTGA
- a CDS encoding potassium channel family protein — translation MVSTTRRAAEYLLGVFGVMLLLAFVYQWGFAAFEGEQVGYAHSLYVVVETFTTTGFGIDVNQWDADGMLLLMVGMQLAGVGIIFLALPAIIVPLVNEAISTSPPRATTKRDHVVICSFTPRGATLARELDARDQSYVVVVDDREQAIDLSDDYDVVHGDPEEVETLERANTANARALVADADDETNASVVLSARECSEDLRVVSLVEDEDVADYHRYAGADRVISPRRLLGESLGAKATASVADELGDGVEIGEDFQIAELLVHHGSPLVGGTVAESGIGERTGANVLGAWDDGEFESPPRPERVIDEHTVLLVVGNESELEALKQLTLSETRQRRRGRVLVAGYGMVGHSAADELRPTDDVVVVDEVDKPGVDVVGDATDRETLKEAGVEDARAVVLALDSDTTTIFATLAVKQVAPRAEVIVRANDADSVPKLYRAGAEYVLALSTVSGRLLASHLLDEEVLRPETQVDLVRTAAPALEGRGLADADVRARTGCTVVAIERDGDLLTDIGPDTKVVEGDTLVVAGTDDAVNRFNELFA, via the coding sequence ATGGTATCCACGACCCGCCGCGCCGCCGAGTACCTCCTCGGCGTGTTCGGCGTGATGCTCCTACTCGCGTTCGTCTACCAGTGGGGGTTCGCCGCCTTCGAGGGCGAGCAGGTGGGCTACGCGCACTCGCTGTACGTGGTCGTGGAGACGTTCACGACGACCGGGTTCGGCATCGACGTGAACCAGTGGGACGCAGACGGAATGTTACTGCTGATGGTGGGGATGCAGTTGGCTGGCGTCGGTATCATCTTCCTCGCGTTGCCGGCGATCATCGTCCCGCTGGTGAACGAGGCGATATCCACGTCGCCGCCGCGGGCGACGACGAAACGCGACCACGTCGTCATCTGTTCGTTCACCCCTCGCGGCGCGACGCTCGCGCGGGAACTCGACGCACGCGACCAGTCGTACGTGGTCGTCGTCGACGACCGGGAACAGGCGATCGACCTCTCGGACGACTACGACGTGGTCCACGGTGACCCCGAAGAGGTCGAGACGCTCGAACGCGCGAACACCGCGAACGCACGGGCGCTCGTCGCCGACGCAGACGACGAGACGAACGCAAGCGTCGTCCTCTCGGCGCGTGAGTGTTCGGAGGACCTCCGAGTGGTCAGCCTCGTCGAAGACGAGGACGTGGCCGACTACCACCGGTACGCCGGGGCAGACCGCGTCATCTCGCCGCGCCGTCTGCTCGGGGAGAGCCTCGGCGCGAAAGCCACCGCCAGCGTCGCGGACGAACTCGGCGACGGCGTCGAGATTGGCGAGGACTTCCAGATCGCAGAACTGCTCGTCCACCACGGGAGTCCACTGGTCGGCGGGACAGTCGCCGAGTCGGGCATCGGCGAGCGAACCGGCGCGAACGTCCTCGGCGCGTGGGACGACGGCGAGTTCGAGTCGCCGCCGCGCCCGGAACGCGTCATCGACGAACACACCGTCTTGCTTGTCGTCGGCAACGAGTCCGAACTGGAGGCGCTCAAGCAACTGACCCTCTCGGAGACCCGACAGCGCCGCCGCGGGCGCGTCCTCGTCGCCGGCTATGGGATGGTCGGCCACAGCGCCGCCGACGAACTCCGGCCGACCGACGACGTGGTCGTCGTCGACGAGGTCGACAAGCCGGGCGTCGACGTGGTCGGCGACGCGACCGACCGCGAGACGTTGAAGGAGGCGGGCGTCGAGGACGCCCGCGCGGTCGTCCTCGCACTCGACTCGGACACGACGACCATCTTCGCGACGCTGGCGGTGAAGCAGGTCGCTCCGCGTGCGGAGGTCATCGTCCGCGCGAACGACGCCGACTCCGTGCCGAAACTCTATCGTGCGGGCGCAGAGTACGTCCTCGCGCTGTCGACCGTCTCCGGTCGCCTCCTCGCCTCCCACCTCCTCGACGAGGAAGTGCTTCGCCCGGAGACGCAGGTCGACCTCGTCCGCACCGCCGCCCCCGCACTGGAGGGGCGTGGCCTCGCAGACGCCGACGTTCGCGCGCGAACCGGGTGCACCGTCGTCGCTATCGAACGCGACGGCGACCTGCTGACGGACATCGGCCCCGACACGAAAGTCGTCGAGGGCGACACGCTTGTCGTCGCCGGCACCGACGACGCGGTGAACCGCTTCAACGAACTGTTCGCGTGA
- a CDS encoding CDGSH iron-sulfur domain-containing protein — protein MREVTLDATGPVKFDADDLDEKHSDIAVCRCGLSDEFPLCDGSHRQTEAEEEGVRYKYVDGERRVVEEIRFAEESTDERKTDES, from the coding sequence GTGCGCGAAGTCACGCTCGATGCGACCGGCCCGGTCAAGTTCGACGCAGACGACCTCGACGAGAAGCACAGCGACATCGCCGTCTGTCGCTGCGGGCTGAGCGACGAATTTCCGCTGTGTGACGGCTCACACCGACAGACGGAAGCCGAGGAAGAGGGCGTCCGCTACAAGTACGTCGACGGGGAGCGCCGAGTAGTCGAGGAGATTCGCTTCGCTGAAGAATCGACGGACGAACGGAAAACGGACGAGTCGTAG
- a CDS encoding cytochrome c oxidase subunit 3, whose amino-acid sequence MATETEGAHDDGHHLPAVEDWPRGFGEASWWPFVTALGGAGIYIGAALYLMAVGDRNLVGPMVGPAVIVGSIGLFLVGLYGWMYHAFVVHFWERGADEHSANKLRWGMLAFLGSEIATFSAGFTYFFFIRSQDAWVEIASDLPHLLGSLVIINTGLLILSSVTLHFAHGAIRKNDRKKFLGWLAVTLLLGIVFIGGQVYEYYVFIIDEGFTLTSGLFGSAFYGLTGLHGLHVSMGAVLLGIVFIRGLQGQYSAERHVSVTTASMYWHFVDAVWIFLVIALYVGAEVGA is encoded by the coding sequence ATGGCTACAGAAACGGAAGGCGCCCACGACGACGGGCACCACCTCCCGGCGGTCGAAGACTGGCCGCGCGGGTTCGGGGAGGCGTCGTGGTGGCCGTTCGTCACGGCGCTCGGGGGCGCTGGCATCTACATCGGTGCAGCACTATACCTGATGGCTGTCGGCGACCGCAACCTCGTGGGGCCGATGGTCGGTCCCGCCGTCATCGTCGGCAGCATCGGCCTGTTCCTCGTCGGCCTCTACGGCTGGATGTACCACGCGTTCGTCGTCCACTTCTGGGAACGCGGCGCAGACGAACACAGCGCGAACAAACTCAGGTGGGGAATGCTCGCGTTCCTCGGCTCCGAGATCGCCACCTTCAGCGCTGGCTTCACGTACTTCTTCTTCATCCGCTCGCAGGACGCGTGGGTGGAGATCGCCAGCGACCTTCCGCACCTGCTAGGGTCGCTCGTCATCATCAACACGGGGCTGTTGATCCTCTCGTCGGTGACGCTGCACTTCGCCCACGGTGCGATCCGCAAGAACGACCGCAAGAAGTTCCTCGGCTGGCTCGCCGTGACGCTGTTGCTCGGTATCGTCTTCATCGGTGGCCAGGTGTACGAGTACTACGTGTTCATCATCGACGAAGGCTTCACCCTCACCTCCGGGCTGTTCGGGTCGGCGTTCTACGGCCTCACCGGCCTCCACGGTCTCCACGTCTCGATGGGCGCGGTGCTGCTCGGCATCGTGTTCATCCGCGGCCTGCAGGGGCAGTACTCCGCAGAGCGGCACGTCTCCGTGACGACCGCCTCGATGTACTGGCACTTCGTCGACGCCGTCTGGATCTTCCTCGTCATCGCGCTGTACGTCGGTGCCGAGGTCGGCGCGTAA
- a CDS encoding DUF7563 family protein — MPECRNCSSFVTERYVRVFAPEGMNNVRVCPSCEDMVREGAEVREARSKRV, encoded by the coding sequence ATGCCGGAGTGTAGGAACTGCAGTTCGTTCGTCACCGAGCGGTACGTTCGAGTGTTCGCCCCCGAGGGGATGAACAACGTCCGTGTCTGTCCGTCGTGTGAGGACATGGTCCGAGAGGGTGCCGAAGTGCGAGAGGCCCGTTCGAAACGCGTCTGA
- a CDS encoding DUF488 domain-containing protein yields MALFDTYVAALQRNRVDLPDGTRLIGVVRRPTRWLHAAVDENCPALAPPSDLLDDHADAAESFRIDGLCADGAHNAAWDRVEFASRYREYLATDPDARDAVRDLRSALASGEDVALVCFENTEKKRCHRTVLRSVVTEEDAD; encoded by the coding sequence ATGGCACTGTTCGACACGTACGTCGCCGCGCTACAGCGCAACCGGGTCGACCTGCCCGACGGGACGCGACTCATCGGGGTGGTCCGCCGGCCGACGCGATGGCTCCACGCCGCGGTCGACGAGAACTGCCCGGCGCTCGCGCCACCGTCGGACCTCCTCGACGACCACGCCGACGCCGCCGAGTCGTTCCGTATCGACGGCCTCTGCGCGGACGGCGCACACAACGCCGCGTGGGACCGCGTCGAGTTCGCGTCCCGGTACCGCGAGTATCTCGCCACTGACCCCGACGCCCGCGATGCGGTTCGCGACCTCCGTTCGGCACTCGCATCCGGCGAGGACGTCGCACTCGTCTGCTTCGAGAACACCGAGAAGAAGCGGTGTCACAGGACGGTGTTGCGGTCGGTGGTGACCGAGGAAGACGCCGACTGA
- a CDS encoding DUF7410 domain-containing protein: MSRTDTTPKSNSRPEHGYSFHVPADTDVYECPRCGRPFARERHRDLHLGQTHRGLSESERTAYDAASEDEQSDLRRFRIVALGLLVLFYFGFLFLFAIFG; this comes from the coding sequence ATGAGCCGAACAGACACGACCCCGAAATCGAACTCGCGCCCGGAACACGGCTACTCGTTCCACGTCCCGGCAGACACCGACGTGTACGAGTGCCCCCGCTGTGGACGGCCATTCGCCCGCGAACGCCACCGCGACCTTCACCTCGGGCAGACGCACCGCGGCCTCTCGGAGTCGGAGCGAACGGCGTACGACGCGGCGAGCGAAGACGAACAGTCCGACCTGCGGCGGTTCCGAATCGTCGCGCTCGGACTGCTCGTCTTATTCTACTTCGGGTTCTTGTTCCTGTTCGCCATCTTCGGGTGA
- a CDS encoding DUF7527 domain-containing protein produces MDGETVDTVTGWESEPLSGGIDGLRGLQSREFTGAVTEGHAWLFMLNGRIVGIFDGSLESFEEADGTAYAAPDPSLPLLYAMRETGGETKARYYTNDTALSAADAKLSSGKFTGYVELSENVLSGDYYVVYYGGRRLACAFVGTGKQKNVLTDDEAFDAADDEVGIYEVVDVDIDVVELPEPEPEPEPEPEPEPTAGADATTESVDDAEADALGVEDEDDDGVADAAVQEPDGVTFGANDDTVADDGHAAVGDVPADDDSTDVRSTVAESEDSLAADATSGRVEEPSDDGSMAADASQVNDPLSDARATRRSDERSESVADPAVRDPADAGDADDAADTADTDSSGDPFSAEEQWRETKSIPSLDPSETEIPTESPANGATTAQQRARRAATREETSEAASSSRRPAGASSSSSATDPGEGSGTPASPAESTAESTAAIREELATVRQERDRARDAVREAREQLDASESDLDRLRDENARLSDRVEELESQVSDLREELESARANAPTGGAAGDAAAGQSLSPDRALAGTNLFVRYDTKGGATLSKAHAGGATRSDVNDNLRLEVHTDFEADDVAVDGSPFREFLTDTIEYGFVEWAVRELLYEIQSTGNESALRDLFDAIPEVDRAELNGTVTVESDGDEASDHAFDVVLRDRMGNPLLVADVTEGRDATTESMLDGLVGEASAVADADEHLASAFYVTASFFEPGALEAAADATGGGLLSRNKRKSFVKLARKQGFHLCLVESREGEFHVNVPEL; encoded by the coding sequence ATGGACGGCGAAACAGTCGATACGGTGACCGGATGGGAGTCCGAGCCGCTCTCGGGGGGGATCGACGGGCTCCGCGGTCTCCAGTCCCGCGAGTTCACGGGAGCGGTCACCGAGGGACACGCGTGGCTGTTTATGTTGAACGGCCGTATCGTCGGCATCTTCGACGGCTCGCTGGAGTCGTTCGAGGAGGCTGACGGCACAGCCTACGCTGCGCCCGACCCCTCGCTCCCGCTGTTGTACGCGATGCGGGAGACGGGCGGTGAGACGAAAGCACGGTACTACACGAACGACACGGCGCTGTCGGCGGCCGACGCCAAACTCTCCTCGGGGAAGTTCACCGGCTACGTCGAACTCTCCGAGAACGTCCTCTCGGGCGACTACTACGTGGTCTACTACGGTGGGCGTCGACTCGCCTGCGCGTTCGTCGGGACGGGCAAGCAGAAGAACGTCCTCACCGACGACGAGGCGTTCGACGCCGCCGACGACGAGGTTGGCATCTACGAGGTCGTCGACGTCGACATCGACGTGGTCGAACTCCCCGAACCAGAACCCGAACCGGAACCCGAACCAGAGCCGGAACCGACGGCGGGAGCCGATGCGACCACGGAGTCGGTCGACGACGCCGAGGCGGATGCGCTCGGTGTAGAGGACGAGGATGACGACGGAGTGGCCGACGCCGCCGTACAGGAACCGGACGGTGTCACCTTCGGCGCGAACGACGACACCGTTGCGGACGACGGCCACGCCGCCGTCGGCGACGTGCCGGCAGACGACGACTCGACCGACGTGCGCTCGACGGTCGCCGAATCCGAAGACTCCCTCGCCGCGGACGCTACCTCAGGCCGAGTCGAAGAACCGAGCGACGATGGCTCGATGGCGGCCGACGCCTCACAGGTGAACGACCCGCTGTCCGACGCCCGGGCTACACGCCGAAGCGACGAGCGGTCCGAGTCTGTGGCCGACCCCGCCGTGCGCGACCCTGCCGACGCGGGCGATGCGGACGACGCGGCCGACACGGCCGACACCGACTCGTCGGGCGACCCGTTCTCGGCCGAAGAGCAGTGGCGCGAGACGAAGTCGATTCCGTCGCTGGACCCCTCGGAGACCGAGATTCCCACGGAATCGCCGGCCAACGGTGCGACCACCGCTCAGCAACGGGCGCGCCGCGCCGCGACGCGCGAGGAGACCAGCGAGGCCGCGTCGTCGTCGAGACGGCCGGCCGGGGCGTCGTCTTCGTCGTCGGCTACCGACCCCGGCGAGGGGTCGGGCACGCCTGCCTCACCCGCCGAGTCGACTGCGGAGTCGACCGCCGCGATTCGTGAGGAGTTGGCGACGGTTCGCCAGGAACGCGACCGCGCCCGCGACGCCGTGCGCGAGGCACGCGAACAACTCGACGCCAGCGAGAGCGACCTCGACCGCCTGCGCGACGAGAACGCTCGGCTCTCCGACCGTGTCGAGGAGTTAGAATCGCAGGTGTCGGACCTCCGCGAGGAGTTAGAGTCGGCGCGAGCGAACGCCCCCACGGGCGGGGCCGCCGGAGACGCCGCCGCGGGGCAGTCGCTGTCGCCCGACCGAGCGCTCGCGGGGACGAACCTGTTCGTCCGCTACGACACGAAAGGTGGGGCGACGCTGTCGAAGGCGCACGCTGGCGGCGCGACCCGGTCGGACGTGAACGACAACCTCCGATTGGAGGTACACACCGACTTCGAAGCCGACGACGTGGCCGTCGACGGGTCGCCGTTCCGGGAGTTCCTCACCGACACCATCGAGTACGGCTTCGTCGAGTGGGCGGTGCGCGAACTCCTCTACGAGATTCAGAGCACGGGCAACGAGTCTGCACTCCGTGACCTGTTCGACGCCATCCCCGAGGTCGACCGTGCGGAACTCAACGGCACGGTCACGGTCGAATCCGACGGCGACGAGGCGAGCGACCACGCCTTCGACGTGGTCCTTCGCGACCGGATGGGCAATCCCCTCCTCGTCGCCGACGTGACCGAGGGGCGCGACGCGACGACCGAGTCGATGCTCGACGGCCTCGTGGGCGAGGCGAGCGCCGTCGCCGACGCCGACGAACACCTCGCGAGTGCGTTCTACGTCACCGCCTCCTTCTTCGAACCGGGAGCCCTCGAAGCGGCGGCCGACGCGACGGGTGGCGGTCTGCTCAGCCGGAACAAGCGGAAGAGTTTCGTGAAACTCGCGCGCAAGCAGGGATTCCACCTCTGTCTGGTCGAGTCACGCGAGGGCGAGTTCCACGTGAACGTCCCCGAACTGTAG
- a CDS encoding adenylosuccinate synthase, with the protein MTVTIVGSQLGDEGKGALVDLWGGDADVVVRYQGGDNAGHTVVEGGEEYALSLVPSGAVRGKVGVLGNGCVVNPRTLFDEIGTLRERGLDPDVRVAKRAHVILPYHRRLDGIEEEAKAESDVKVGTTGRGIGPTYEDKAGRRGVRVGDLLDPDVLRQRLEYAVPQKRAVIEEVYGLEAGEECDIDALHEEYAEFGRRLREEGMAVNCSDFLYEQRAAGQNVMFEGAQGTLIDIDHGSYPYVTSSNPTAGGAATGSGVGPTVTGRGEVVGVVKAYLSRVGEGPMPTELDGDTAEEALASDIREKGGEFGTVTGRPRRIGWLDVPMLRHAARTNGYTGLAVNHLDVLAGLDELHVGHAYELEGEQRLSIPATTERWAECEPVLKEFEPWAEVDWSAVAAEGYEALPEAAREYLSYIEAETDTPVYAVGVGPDREQTVVRTNPWE; encoded by the coding sequence ATGACAGTCACAATCGTCGGCTCCCAGCTCGGGGACGAGGGCAAAGGTGCCCTCGTCGACCTCTGGGGCGGGGACGCCGACGTCGTGGTGCGGTATCAGGGCGGCGACAACGCCGGCCACACGGTCGTCGAGGGCGGCGAGGAGTACGCCCTCTCGTTGGTCCCCTCCGGGGCGGTTCGCGGGAAGGTCGGCGTCCTCGGCAACGGCTGCGTGGTGAACCCGCGTACGCTGTTCGACGAGATCGGGACCCTCCGCGAACGCGGCCTCGACCCCGACGTGCGCGTTGCCAAGCGCGCGCACGTCATCCTCCCGTATCACCGCCGACTCGACGGTATCGAGGAGGAGGCCAAAGCCGAATCGGACGTGAAAGTCGGAACGACCGGGCGCGGCATCGGCCCCACCTACGAGGACAAAGCGGGTCGCCGCGGCGTCCGCGTGGGCGACCTGCTCGACCCCGACGTGCTCCGCCAGCGGTTGGAGTACGCCGTCCCGCAGAAGCGGGCCGTCATCGAGGAGGTGTACGGCTTGGAAGCGGGCGAGGAGTGCGACATCGACGCCCTCCACGAGGAGTACGCCGAGTTCGGGCGTCGCCTCCGCGAGGAGGGGATGGCCGTCAACTGTTCGGACTTCCTGTACGAACAGCGTGCAGCCGGGCAGAACGTGATGTTCGAGGGTGCGCAGGGGACGCTCATCGACATCGATCACGGGAGCTACCCGTACGTCACCTCCTCGAACCCGACCGCTGGCGGCGCGGCCACCGGGTCGGGCGTCGGTCCGACCGTCACCGGGCGCGGCGAAGTCGTCGGCGTCGTGAAGGCGTACCTCTCGCGCGTCGGCGAGGGGCCGATGCCGACGGAACTCGACGGCGATACCGCCGAAGAGGCGCTCGCGTCGGACATCCGCGAGAAGGGCGGCGAGTTCGGCACCGTCACGGGCCGCCCACGTCGCATCGGATGGCTCGACGTGCCGATGCTGCGCCACGCCGCGCGGACGAACGGCTACACCGGTCTCGCGGTCAACCACCTCGACGTGCTCGCTGGCCTCGACGAACTCCACGTCGGCCACGCGTACGAACTTGAGGGAGAACAGCGGCTCTCCATCCCCGCGACGACCGAGCGCTGGGCCGAGTGTGAGCCGGTGCTGAAGGAGTTCGAACCGTGGGCGGAGGTCGACTGGAGCGCCGTCGCCGCGGAGGGCTACGAGGCGCTTCCGGAGGCCGCGCGCGAGTACCTCTCGTACATCGAGGCCGAGACAGACACGCCGGTGTACGCCGTGGGTGTCGGCCCCGACCGCGAGCAGACGGTCGTGCGGACGAACCCCTGGGAGTAA